Within the Streptomyces sp. NBC_00353 genome, the region GGCAGCCCGCCCTGGTGACGTGCGACCCCGACGAGGTCGGTCTCCGCCTTGATCAGGATGGCGCCCAGGGCCGCGAGCGTACCCAGGAAGGCCCAGAGCCAGTCGATCCGTCCGCTGCCCCACAGGTCGGCGGCGCGCAGGCCGAAGCCGACCAGCACGGCCGCGTCGCAGAGATAGGCACCGACACGGTCCAGGTAGACGCCGCCCAGGGAGAACTGTTGCTTCCAGCGCGCCAGCTCGCCGTCGACGCAGTCGAGCAGCAGGTAGAGCTGGACCATGAGAACCCCGAGCAGCGCGCCGGGGATACCCGGGACGAGCAGGGCCGGAGCGGCGAGCACGCCGGCGACGGTCATCAGGTAGGTCAGCTGGTTGGGTGTCACCCTGGTGTTCACCAGATACCGGTCCACACGCAGTGAGAGCTCACGCATGTAGAGCCGGCCCGCCCAGTGTTCGCCGCTGCGCCGGTCCTTGACGCCCGGAGGGTGAACGACCGGACGGAGTTCAGCTACGGATGGTCTTGGCATAGTCGGCGTACGCGTCCCTGATCTGGTCGGTGGACAGGTTGAGGTGTTCCAGGATCGTGAAGCGTCCCGGGCGCGTCTGCGGGGCGTAGTCGACGGCCTGGACGAACTCGTCGGCGGTGAAGCCGATCTCGTCGGGCAGGACCGGCAGCCCGTGGCGGCGCAGGGCGGCCGCCATGAGCAGCGACTCGTCCCGCGCGCCCCGCAGGTGCATGGCGAAGCAGGCGCCGAGGCCGACCTGTTCGCCGTGGCTGGCGGCGCGCTTGGGATACAGCAGATCGAAGGCGTGGTTGATCTCGTGGCAGGCGCCGGAGGCCGGCCGGGAGTCCCCCGCGACCGACATGGAGATGCCGGTCAGCACCAGGCCCTCGGCCAGCACCTTCAGGAATGAGTCGTCGCCGACCCCGCCGGGGTGGCGCAGCACGGCCTCGCCGGCCTGCCGGGCCATGGCCGCGGCGAGTCCGTCGATCTCCTCGCCGTTGACCTTGTGGGCGAGTTCCCAGTCGGCCACGCACGAGATGTTGGAGACCGCGTCGCCGATGCCGGAGCGCACATAGCGGGTGGGCGCCTCACGGATGATGTCGAGGTCGATGACGACGGCGATCGGGGTGGGGACGCCGTACGAGCCCCGGCCGTTGTCGTTGTCCAGGGTCGCGACCGGCGAGCAGAGACCGTCGTGCGAGAGGTTCGTCGCGACCGCGACCATCGGCATGCCGACGCGCGCCGCGGCGTACTTCGCCACGTCGATGATCTTGCCGCCGCCGAGGCCGACCACCGCGTCGTACCGGTCGCCCTTGATGTCGTCGGCGAGCTTGACCGCCGAGTCGATCGTGCCGTCGGCGACCTGGAACCAGTGGGCGCCGGGCAGCGCCGGGGCGAGCCGCTCACGCAGCGCCAGGCCGGAACCGCCGCTGATCGCGACGGCGAGCTTGCCGGAGGCGGAGATCCGCTGGTCGGCGAGGAGGGCCGCCAGATCGTCCAGGGCTCCGCGCCGGATGTCGACGACGACCGGCGACGGAATGAGCCGGCTCAGTACTGGCATGCGATCTCACGGCCCTTCGCGAGGTCGTCATGGTTGTCGATCTCGACCCACGTCACGTCGCCGATGGCGGCCACGTCGACGGTGAAGCCGCGGTTGACGAGCTCCTGGTAGCCGTCCTCGTAGTACAGGTCGGGGTCGCGCTCGAACGTCGCCTTCAGGGCGTCGGCCAGCTCTGCGGCGGCCTCGGGCTCGATCAGGGTGACGCCGATGTACTCGCCGGTCGCGGTGGCCGGGTCCATCAGCTTGGTGATGCGCCGCACGCCCTTGTCGCCGTCGGTGATGACCTTCATCTCCTCGTCGGCGAGGTTCTTCACCGTGTCGAGGGCGAGGATGATCTTCTGGCCGTTGCCGCGGGCGGCGAGGAGCGTCTTCTCGACGGAGACCGGGTGCACGGTGTCGCCGTTGGCGAGGATCACGCCTCGTGCGAGCACGTCACGGGCGCACCACAGGGAGTAGGCGTTGTTCCACTCCTCGGCCTTGTCGTTGTCGACGAGGGTGAGCGTCAGACCGTACTTCGCCTCGAGCGCAGCCTTGCGCTCGTAGACGGCCTCCTTGCGGTAGCCGACGACGATCGCGACCTCGGTGAGGCCGATCTCCGCGAAG harbors:
- a CDS encoding phosphocholine cytidylyltransferase family protein, with the protein product MIGLVLAAGAGRRLRPYTDTLPKALVPVDGEKTVLDLTLANFAEIGLTEVAIVVGYRKEAVYERKAALEAKYGLTLTLVDNDKAEEWNNAYSLWCARDVLARGVILANGDTVHPVSVEKTLLAARGNGQKIILALDTVKNLADEEMKVITDGDKGVRRITKLMDPATATGEYIGVTLIEPEAAAELADALKATFERDPDLYYEDGYQELVNRGFTVDVAAIGDVTWVEIDNHDDLAKGREIACQY
- a CDS encoding iron-containing alcohol dehydrogenase family protein → MPVLSRLIPSPVVVDIRRGALDDLAALLADQRISASGKLAVAISGGSGLALRERLAPALPGAHWFQVADGTIDSAVKLADDIKGDRYDAVVGLGGGKIIDVAKYAAARVGMPMVAVATNLSHDGLCSPVATLDNDNGRGSYGVPTPIAVVIDLDIIREAPTRYVRSGIGDAVSNISCVADWELAHKVNGEEIDGLAAAMARQAGEAVLRHPGGVGDDSFLKVLAEGLVLTGISMSVAGDSRPASGACHEINHAFDLLYPKRAASHGEQVGLGACFAMHLRGARDESLLMAAALRRHGLPVLPDEIGFTADEFVQAVDYAPQTRPGRFTILEHLNLSTDQIRDAYADYAKTIRS
- a CDS encoding CDP-alcohol phosphatidyltransferase family protein; translation: MPRPSVAELRPVVHPPGVKDRRSGEHWAGRLYMRELSLRVDRYLVNTRVTPNQLTYLMTVAGVLAAPALLVPGIPGALLGVLMVQLYLLLDCVDGELARWKQQFSLGGVYLDRVGAYLCDAAVLVGFGLRAADLWGSGRIDWLWAFLGTLAALGAILIKAETDLVGVARHQGGLPPVKEAASEPRSSGMALARRAAGALKFHRLILCVEASLVILVAAVLDSVRDDLFFSRLAIAVLAGIALLQTLLHLVSVLASSRLK